Below is a window of Pocillopora verrucosa isolate sample1 chromosome 6, ASM3666991v2, whole genome shotgun sequence DNA.
AAATTTCCCCAAAGAACGTTTGGAAACAGTACGAAGAAACGTTCATTTCAACCAGTGTGGTTCGAACAGAGGCCATGGCTACATTATGTCGAGAAAACTGACATGGTGTTATGTTTCACTTGTGTAAAAGCCatccaaaataaaatgctttccTCGACAAAAGCAGACCCACAGTTCACTCGGATTGGGTATAGCAACTGGAAAAATGCAATGGACAAAAAGAAAGGGTTTCAAAAACACGCACTCTCTGAATCTCATAGGGAAGCAGTAGCCAGAGTCATTACAGCCCCAGCTACAACCACCGGGGATGTCGGAGAGTTGTTGTCTGAGAAGCACGCAAAGGAAAAGGcaataaacagaaaaatcctACTCACGATTCTTTCCAACGTCCGTTTTTTAGCTCGTCAGGCCCTGCCACTACGGGGAAATTGGGACACTGACAGTGCGAGTGAGATTAACTCAAACTTTTATCAACTACTGAAACTGCGATCTGAAGAAAACCCAGAAATAAGTGAGTGGCTTAGTCGTAGAACTGAGAAATACACATCCCCTATGATTCAGAATGAGATGCTCGAAGTTCTTGCTCTAGGTGTGCTGCGGGAAATATCAGAAAACATTCAGAATGCTAAGTTTTTTACGATAATGGCAGATGAGACAGCTGATGTGTCTATCAAGGAGCAACTTGTTGTATGCATTCGTTGGGTTGACGACAAGTTTGTAATTCATGAAGACTTTATTGGAATGTGGCCCTTGCCCAGAACCACTGCTGATCAGATCGTAGGAACACTGAGAGAGGCCCTGCAACAAATGAATCTCGATATTCAGAATGCTCGTGGTCAGTGCTATGATGGTGCTGCAACAATGGCAGGGGAGAAAACTGGTGTGGCAACGCAGATTAAATCCGTCAATGGAAAGTGCCTGTATACACACTGTTATGGCCATGCCTTGAACTTGGCCGTTGCTGATGCCATAAAATCAGTGAAATGTATGAGTGATGCACTTGACACTGTCAGAGAAATTGGAAAGTTGGTAAAAAAGTCACCACAAAGAAACACCAAACTAGATCAAATAAGGGAAGAAACCACGAATGAGTCTCGTGGAGTTCACGCGTTTTGCCCAACACGATGGACTGTTCGTGGCGAAGCATTAGCATCAGTGCTCAACAACCATGATGAGCTCATGGAGCTTTGGGATTGGTCCCTTGATGTCTTAAAGGACACAGAAATGAAATCGAGAATCAATGGAGTTAAAAGTATGATGACaaagtttagtttttattttggttgttGCTTAGGTGAGAAAATTTTGCGACAAACCGACAACTTGAGCCGTGCTTTGCAGAGTTCTTCAATTTCTGCTGCTCAGGGAAATAAGCTTGCAGTAGATGTGGTCAAAACCTTGAAAACAGATCGGAGCGATGAGTCTTTTGATCTCTTCTGGGCTCGCATCAAACAGAGAAAGGACAAAGAAATTGAGTCCATCGAAGATCCCGTGcctccaaggaagagaaaagtCCCAAGCAGATTCGAGCTTGGACAACAACAAACGCACTATTTCCCTCAAACGGCCAAGGACCACTAtaagcaaatttattttgaagccATCGATTTTGCAACAACTGCAATCACAGCACGATTTGACCAGAAGGACTTCAAAGTGTACATGAATCtccaagagcttcttttaaaGGCCACAGCTAAACAACCGTACGATGCTGAAGTGGCCGAAGTTTTGAAGGTGTATAGTGAAGACCTGAATCCCTATCAACTTGAAGGCCAGCTAGTACTTCTCCCACAAGTGGCTGCCTCGAATGCTTTTGACACTTCAAGATTTAATGTCGATGACctaatatcattttttcaatcaattgatGAACCCATAAATTACTTCTTTCTGAAATTTGCATGCTGGGAAAGTTACTTTTGGTTATTCCAGCAACGAATGCCGCGAGTGAACGTTCATTTTCTGCTTTAAAGCGCGTCAAGACATATTTGCGTGCAACAACTGGAGACGCAAGGCTGAACCATCTCATGACGCTTCATGTCCACAGGGACAGGACTGATTCGATTGACCTGGTAGCTGCAGCAAACCAGTTTGTTGGAGAACAAGAGAACAGAAAGCAGTTGTTTGGGTCTTTTACCACAAATGATTTGTTGCGAAAGGTGTCTTTGGTCTCGCGTTCAACGCAAACATCTCTATAATTAGTAAGTTGTAGTTTAATAGTTTCTCACACTACTGTGAATGACGGCCAGAAATTCTATTTCAGAGACCCACGATATAAAAATTTCCCGGAGGAGCATTCCCCCGGACTCCCTAAAACTTCGTGACTTTGGCGCTCGTGGTGGGCCCCCCCAATAATTTTAACCCTGCTACGGCACTGTTCAGAGTGTGCAGGAGCACTTTCAGCATGGGAAATGATGTATGATTTGAGGGCGCATTCACAGAAGACAACAAatctttcaacttctttttgtACTGgaatttatttatgaatttcTTAGTTAGAGCCACCATGAAAGGAGTGCTAAGTACCACTGAGGTCAAGCCTTATCAGACCCACACTGGAGCATTTCCAGGCCCTCTTTCTTTTTCGGAACCCTTCCTACGCGAAATTGGTTGCTCAATTGATTCACCCTTGGAACTGCCCTCCTCTGGATTTCCAGAAAGAGGTTCTCATTCTACCTTCCTGATATCTTCTTCCATGATGTTATATACTTCTTAGTGCAAAGTTGAATCAGGGCAACGTGGCTTTGGCAAAATGATGTTCCTTGTCTTCCCATTCCTGCACAGCTTTCCGGGCTCGTTCGGAAACCCACTTTAATACTTTATTTTAGTTCTTCCCATGTTAGTTTAGCCTCAGGGATCTCATACCCGTACCACGTATAAAATTTCTGAGCGATGTCGTCTGATTTGAAATAGGTAAGAAGACCTTTAATATTACCTTTGATTATTTGCATTTGGCATTCACCTAGCTCGCCAAGTAGTCGATTGTGAAAGCCCTCTAGTTCAGCCATTCTATCTATCTCTCGTTTCCGATCTTCTTCTCTATTTTCTTGCGTGACATGGTCGTTGTTTTCAACCAACTACAGCTTTGACCAGACGTCCGTGACAGGAGGTCTTCAAGCCACCTAATGAATATTTACAAGAATAATTTACACCGTAAAACTGTCTCCTCAGATATGAATGACGACGAAACTGAGAAAAAGTAGTAACTAAAGAATCATTTCGCCATCAGTTCCTTGCAAACTGAATCTAACGAGATCGCCCACTTattctttctttgaattgtaGATGAGGTCAAAATTGCTCAAGTTTAGCTAATGAAGTGTAAGGAttataatacattttttaatttaaacaattcttaaatatatcaattttcgATTATTTCCCCCCCTAATTAATAGGCTTTGCTTTTCATACTCAAGTAGGTTAAGATACTGACCTAAACATGTCACGTTCTAGGTCATCGTGTCTCCCACTTTAACAACAGTTAAGCTTTAAGGAATGATTTAATTATCATAAAGTCTCAATGGAGCTCATAATGATAAGTTGAAAGAGTATTCTTTGCCAGTGTATGGAACACTGTCAGCTAAAACTATGAAAACTTTTGGTTATTTTGAACAAAGTTTTTGCTCACCTGGAGTAAATCGGCTGAAGACTGCTCTGCAAACAAGATTACTTAATCCACGTGAAAGCTAATCAAATACCTCTGTGAGCCGCTATACATATGTACACACTGAGCTCTACTGGAGGAGCGATAGAGATCTGCTTCACAAGACTGAGGTCTCAAAACCTTTCAGTaagttaaatttacttttgcttcACTTGTTAAGCATTGTTTGCATGAATTTGATCCCACTTGTTCAAGACAAATGATGTACACTGGGTAAATAActtttcgttcatttttttataCTTCTGTAGACTATTGGCTTCGCTGGATAAAATAAAAAGGAGCTGTTTTAGGGTAATGAAAAGAGaatcaaaatgtaaaatacGTTCGCTGAGGTACCCAAAGCAAAAATGCATATTAACGCAAGAGAAATTACAACATACTTTGCGACTGTTCCACCTAGAATAGCTGGACGTGTCGGGGACAGTTCGCCGAGAGCTTTTTTGACACGAGGTTGTAGAACACAACGGTTTAATCCAGGTACACTGAAATCGTGATTATGTACGACTTTCAAATTACAGACATTTCCACCATCTTGTGTTGTCTCGAAGTGGAACTAATCAATATCAGTTCGTTAATTCGGCCGCTAGTCTGTCCCAACAGGTATATTCCCTAGAAAATAGATTCCGGTTGTTTTATCATACTTTAAGAGAAGCAGCAGCAAGAAAAGCAACTGAGACTcaataaagaaacatttaaactgaaaatttaggtataataaaaagaaagacgGATAACTGTAATGCCATGCTGTCCGAAGCAATG
It encodes the following:
- the LOC136281922 gene encoding zinc finger MYM-type protein 1-like, which produces MASRKNNQETSKQSTLLRWVRPDREPSKTENRGEQAVLEETSQESDEQAAGTSNSSNSNINTTPQGPELPPTPDLPSVSKGPNQPKNFKFPQRTFGNSTKKRSFQPVWFEQRPWLHYVEKTDMVLCFTCVKAIQNKMLSSTKADPQFTRIGYSNWKNAMDKKKGFQKHALSESHREAVARVITAPATTTGDVGELLSEKHAKEKAINRKILLTILSNVRFLARQALPLRGNWDTDSASEINSNFYQLLKLRSEENPEISEWLSRRTEKYTSPMIQNEMLEVLALGVLREISENIQNAKFFTIMADETADVSIKEQLVVCIRWVDDKFVIHEDFIGMWPLPRTTADQIVGTLREALQQMNLDIQNARGQCYDGAATMAGEKTGVATQIKSVNGKCLYTHCYGHALNLAVADAIKSVKCMSDALDTVREIGKLVKKSPQRNTKLDQIREETTNESRGVHAFCPTRWTVRGEALASVLNNHDELMELWDWSLDVLKDTEMKSRINGVKSMMTKFSFYFGCCLGEKILRQTDNLSRALQSSSISAAQGNKLAVDVVKTLKTDRSDESFDLFWARIKQRKDKEIESIEDPVPPRKRKVPSRFELGQQQTHYFPQTAKDHYKQIYFEAIDFATTAITARFDQKDFKVYMNLQELLLKATAKQPYDAEVAEVLKVYSEDLNPYQLEGQLVLLPQVAASNAFDTSRFNVDDLISFFQSIDEPINYFFLKFACWESYFWLFQQRMPRVNVHFLL